A window of the Posidoniimonas polymericola genome harbors these coding sequences:
- a CDS encoding NYN domain-containing protein — MARSPARVRLLIDGYNLLHATDVHGSDRLAGTLQGAREALLAFIASRLVKRERARATIVFDAAGALPGLPDEYSYEGIHVLFARKYPDADAMLEALVESDRAPKELLVISGDRRVQRAARRRGAAWQGSAEWNRELRGRRPHAIQGQAPEKQPPADVGDAAFWVSEFSLPLPEPEPQRPTPTPPKRLAARPSEEGAANAPSRGAAEPLESAESPFPPGYAEDLAAELEKTDRRPLDDE, encoded by the coding sequence ATGGCCCGCTCACCCGCGCGTGTGCGACTATTGATCGACGGCTACAACCTGCTGCACGCGACCGACGTGCACGGGTCCGACCGCCTGGCGGGGACGCTGCAGGGCGCCCGCGAGGCGCTGCTGGCCTTCATCGCGTCGCGGCTGGTCAAGCGAGAGCGTGCGCGGGCGACCATCGTGTTCGACGCGGCCGGCGCGCTGCCCGGCCTGCCCGACGAGTACTCCTACGAGGGCATCCACGTGCTGTTTGCCCGCAAGTACCCCGACGCCGACGCGATGCTCGAGGCGCTCGTCGAGTCCGACCGCGCGCCGAAGGAGCTGCTGGTGATCTCCGGCGACCGCCGGGTGCAGCGGGCGGCCCGCCGCCGGGGCGCCGCGTGGCAGGGCAGCGCCGAGTGGAACCGGGAGTTGCGGGGCCGGCGCCCCCACGCGATCCAGGGTCAGGCGCCCGAAAAGCAGCCGCCCGCCGACGTCGGCGACGCCGCTTTTTGGGTGTCGGAGTTCTCGCTGCCGCTGCCGGAACCCGAGCCGCAACGACCCACTCCGACGCCGCCCAAACGGCTGGCGGCGCGTCCCTCTGAGGAGGGTGCGGCAAACGCGCCGAGCCGCGGAGCGGCAGAACCGCTAGAGTCGGCAGAAAGCCCCTTCCCGCCCGGCTACGCGGAAGATCTAGCCGCAGAGCTGGAAAAAACAGACCGCCGCCCGCTCGACGACGAGTAG
- a CDS encoding argininosuccinate synthase: MRKCVLAYSGGLDTSVILGWLQDEGYEVHCVYVDVGQPCEDREAIMQKAHDNGAASARLVDVQEELCRDFAFPVLQWQAKYEGIYLLGTSIARPLISKACLEVAREVGAEAFVHGATGKGNDQCRFQLAAEALEPDVKMIAPWRMQSFRDKFPGRTEMIDFCDVKKIPVKASLAKPYSSDENCLHISYEAGKLEDTAVNGVAIVDFGMGVSPQEAPDKVEEVTVGFESGVPVSINGVKKSPLAMVQEMNEIAGRNGVGRIDIVENRFVGMKSRGVYEAPGMTALYAAHLQLEQLTLDRDLVHLRDRLAPEVAEMVYYGFWYCPKMDALLAFIKEAQQPVTGEVTLGLYKGNIEIHGRTSPNSLYDEEVASMEGGGSYDQTDAEGFIRLQGLPSRVLGKVRPRSY, from the coding sequence ATGCGCAAGTGCGTCCTCGCCTACTCCGGCGGCCTCGACACGTCTGTCATCCTCGGCTGGCTCCAGGACGAGGGCTACGAGGTGCACTGCGTCTATGTGGACGTCGGTCAGCCGTGCGAGGACCGCGAGGCGATCATGCAGAAGGCGCACGACAACGGCGCCGCGTCGGCCCGGCTGGTCGACGTGCAGGAGGAGCTGTGCCGCGACTTCGCGTTCCCGGTATTGCAGTGGCAGGCCAAGTACGAGGGGATCTACCTGCTGGGCACCTCGATCGCCCGGCCGCTGATCAGCAAGGCGTGCCTGGAGGTGGCCCGGGAGGTCGGCGCCGAGGCCTTTGTGCACGGCGCCACCGGCAAGGGGAACGACCAGTGCCGCTTCCAGCTGGCGGCCGAGGCCCTCGAGCCGGACGTCAAGATGATCGCGCCGTGGCGGATGCAGTCGTTCCGCGATAAGTTCCCCGGCCGCACCGAGATGATCGACTTCTGCGACGTCAAGAAGATCCCGGTCAAGGCGTCGCTCGCCAAGCCCTACAGCTCCGACGAAAACTGCCTGCACATCAGCTACGAGGCGGGCAAGCTGGAGGACACCGCGGTCAACGGCGTGGCGATTGTCGACTTCGGGATGGGGGTCTCGCCGCAGGAGGCGCCGGACAAGGTCGAGGAGGTCACGGTCGGGTTCGAGTCGGGCGTGCCGGTCAGCATCAACGGGGTCAAGAAGTCGCCGCTGGCGATGGTGCAGGAGATGAACGAGATCGCCGGCCGCAACGGCGTCGGCCGGATCGACATTGTTGAAAACCGCTTTGTCGGCATGAAGAGCCGCGGCGTGTACGAGGCGCCCGGCATGACCGCCCTGTACGCCGCGCACCTGCAGCTCGAGCAGCTCACGCTCGACCGCGACCTGGTGCACCTCCGCGACCGGCTGGCGCCGGAAGTCGCCGAGATGGTGTACTACGGCTTCTGGTACTGCCCGAAGATGGACGCCCTGCTGGCGTTCATCAAGGAGGCCCAGCAGCCGGTCACCGGCGAGGTGACGCTCGGGCTGTACAAGGGCAACATCGAGATCCACGGCCGCACCAGCCCGAACAGCCTGTACGACGAGGAAGTCGCCAGCATGGAGGGGGGCGGCAGCTACGACCAGACCGACGCCGAGGGCTTCATCCGGCTGCAGGGCCTGCCCAGCCGCGTGCTCGGCAAGGTCCGTCCGCGTAGCTACTAG
- a CDS encoding glycosyltransferase family 9 protein has product MANPPQRILVVRLRMLGDTLLATPLVRQLKRLYPDAEVDVLCQPNNGAIFLHSPHVAHRRLLRRKAPLSELRGLIGAMRRRRYDLAIDLHALPKTAWLTLASGAQRRIGYRKAVVRGPLCYTESTPRDQMPFEYNARRNLRLLGDDRVDFDDLDLEFPISPADEAFAQRFNEEHLPGKTVAMYVISQDPNKSWPPEKFALLADRLSERGYTPLMVYGPGQERSVREVTDRMRTPAVIDYPMPTFPQLMGVMRRCDLFVGNDGGPHHLAATAGLPMVSLFQISPVEWTRPHREHQRFVASTEVQTPCDSCGRFVDEPFKEIPADAVWEEVERVLEISEENTG; this is encoded by the coding sequence TTGGCGAATCCCCCCCAACGCATCCTGGTCGTTCGCCTGCGGATGCTGGGCGACACGCTGCTCGCGACGCCGCTCGTGCGGCAGCTGAAGCGGCTGTACCCCGACGCCGAGGTTGACGTGCTGTGCCAGCCCAACAACGGGGCGATCTTCCTGCACAGCCCGCACGTCGCGCACCGGCGGCTGCTGCGGCGCAAGGCGCCGTTGTCGGAGCTCCGAGGACTGATCGGCGCGATGCGGCGCCGGCGGTATGACCTGGCGATCGACCTGCACGCCCTGCCAAAGACCGCGTGGCTGACGCTGGCGAGCGGCGCGCAGCGGCGGATCGGCTACCGCAAGGCGGTGGTGCGGGGTCCGCTGTGCTACACCGAGTCGACGCCCCGCGACCAGATGCCGTTCGAGTACAACGCCCGGCGGAACCTGCGGCTGCTGGGGGACGACCGGGTCGATTTTGATGACCTCGACCTCGAGTTCCCGATCAGCCCGGCGGACGAGGCGTTCGCCCAGCGGTTCAACGAGGAGCACCTCCCCGGCAAGACCGTGGCGATGTACGTGATCTCTCAGGACCCCAACAAGAGCTGGCCGCCGGAGAAGTTCGCCCTGCTCGCCGACCGGCTGTCCGAGCGGGGCTACACGCCGCTGATGGTGTACGGACCCGGCCAGGAGCGGTCGGTCCGCGAGGTGACCGACCGGATGCGGACGCCGGCGGTGATCGACTACCCGATGCCGACCTTCCCGCAGCTGATGGGCGTGATGCGTCGGTGCGACCTGTTTGTCGGCAACGACGGCGGGCCCCACCACCTGGCCGCCACGGCGGGGCTGCCGATGGTTTCGCTGTTCCAGATCAGCCCGGTAGAATGGACCCGCCCGCACCGCGAGCACCAGCGGTTTGTGGCCTCTACAGAGGTCCAGACACCGTGCGACTCGTGCGGGCGGTTTGTTGACGAGCCGTTCAAGGAGATCCCGGCGGACGCTGTCTGGGAAGAAGTGGAGCGGGTTTTGGAGATAAGTGAGGAGAATACGGGATAA
- a CDS encoding aspartate/ornithine carbamoyltransferase family protein: protein MSTPTDHESPLAPPRTQDELNLEHFSSRLDRPVLMKAPEFQRGDRLRHVVFSGQFNPGMLSELAETADMIRLLSKSRDGQDFLRGLLAHRRAMLYFTQPSTRTFLSFMAACQVLGITCNEVRDPQTSSETKGETRFDSIRMFSSYFDLIIMRSPVAKLAESCAYLMNDLERSGQRSVPLINAGSGADEHPTQALLDIYTLQRTFNFENPNDSPGGDKLERLRLMPGYEGLSKGLENKTYAFCGDIGRGRTVRSLAMLLAMYEGVRLVFISPDHPKLRIRDDLRQRLLDRGVPIYELDSFESLLDGKPVIEQVDALYMTRVQKEHDSPEDAESMAAIDTLKYRLTPELVTRMRLYAPILHPFPRDQHFGEIPPEVDDDPRAMYFRQARNGMWIRAALLAHVMDVDHSIARHFFETYRERHVYND, encoded by the coding sequence TTGTCTACGCCCACCGATCACGAGTCGCCCCTCGCCCCCCCGAGGACGCAGGACGAGCTGAACCTCGAGCATTTCTCCTCGCGGCTAGACCGGCCCGTGCTGATGAAGGCCCCCGAGTTCCAGCGGGGAGACCGGCTGCGGCACGTGGTGTTCTCCGGCCAGTTCAACCCGGGGATGCTCTCCGAGCTGGCCGAGACCGCCGACATGATCCGGCTGCTGTCGAAGTCGCGTGACGGGCAGGACTTCCTCCGCGGGCTGCTGGCTCACCGCCGGGCGATGCTGTACTTCACCCAGCCGTCGACCCGCACGTTCTTGTCGTTCATGGCGGCCTGCCAGGTGCTCGGCATCACCTGCAACGAGGTGCGCGACCCGCAGACCTCTTCGGAAACCAAGGGCGAGACCCGCTTCGACTCGATCCGGATGTTCTCGAGCTACTTCGACCTGATCATCATGCGGTCGCCCGTCGCGAAGCTGGCCGAGTCGTGCGCCTACCTAATGAACGACCTCGAGCGGAGCGGCCAGCGGAGCGTGCCGCTGATCAACGCCGGCAGCGGCGCCGACGAGCACCCGACCCAGGCGCTCCTGGACATCTACACGCTGCAGCGGACCTTCAACTTCGAGAACCCGAACGACTCGCCCGGCGGCGACAAGCTGGAGCGGCTCCGCCTGATGCCGGGCTACGAGGGCCTGTCCAAGGGGCTGGAGAACAAGACCTACGCCTTCTGCGGCGACATCGGCCGGGGCCGGACCGTGCGGTCGCTGGCGATGCTGCTGGCGATGTACGAGGGCGTGCGGCTGGTTTTCATCTCGCCGGACCACCCGAAGCTCCGCATCCGTGACGACCTGCGTCAGCGGCTGCTGGACCGCGGGGTGCCGATCTACGAGCTCGACTCGTTCGAGTCGCTGCTGGACGGCAAGCCGGTGATCGAGCAGGTGGACGCGCTCTACATGACCCGCGTGCAGAAGGAACACGACAGCCCCGAGGACGCCGAGTCGATGGCGGCGATCGACACGCTCAAGTACCGGCTGACGCCCGAGCTGGTCACCCGGATGCGGCTGTACGCCCCGATCCTGCACCCGTTCCCGCGGGACCAGCACTTCGGCGAGATCCCACCGGAGGTCGACGACGACCCCCGCGCCATGTACTTCCGCCAGGCCCGCAACGGCATGTGGATCCGCGCCGCGCTCCTGGCGCACGTGATGGACGTCGACCACAGCATCGCGCGGCACTTCTTCGAGACCTACCGCGAGCGTCACGTCTACAACGACTAG
- a CDS encoding hybrid sensor histidine kinase/response regulator yields the protein MHIEHILALAPTEPAFRHSLEVMVEDNELMNDFVVEAKEHLADVENQFLAIEEQGANIDVNLVNEVFRAIHSIKGAAGFLGLTTVNDLAHSLENLLNMMRNKELTPTSVTIDVMLKAADTLSSMIDDVNNSGSFDISKHVAALDAIAEGNEPAPAAAAEAAAPAAEEPAEEPTEEPAPAASEMSLDDQIEAAIAAKLAEKNAAKAAQEAPAAPAPAAPAPPTPEPPKATPMAEDSQTTKPTPTPAADASIRVSVTVLDCLMNLAGELVLSRNQLMQAVASEEQSGLEATSARIDQVTSELQEAIMQTRMQQIGSVFSRFPRVVRDLSAKLGKQCDLNIEGKEVEVDKTIVEAIGDPLTHLIRNSVDHGLESPDVRVQKGKPATGKIDLRAFYQAGKVRIEIVDDGGGINPAVLKEKAVSKGIITQEKADQMGDREAVRLIFAPGFSTAKEVTDVSGRGVGMDVVRTNIAKLGGTVDVESVLGKGTSIIVTLPLTLAIIPSLIIQAGGDRFAIPQVNIAELVRVRENERDTKLGRVKDAEVLRLRGSLLPLVRLNEALGCGTAEEQARSKTGATNIIVVDSGQTRFGMVVDALHDSEEIVVKPLGRHHKNCRTLAGATILGDGHVALILDIAGVAADEDLRTDEELRAAAGKDNEHVDEEVDMQAVMLFENGPNEQFAAPMDLIARIERIRNDQIDTVGGQEVLQYKNATLPLIRLENCIRAMPPEMMDRSYVVVFEVKGREVGLVAPVLHDITNVTTNVDTSTFAEQGVVGSLVRNDHTVRLIDFYEIAQLSHPEWFLGEEEEEFAENSLPPLILLAEDSTFFRTQVMKMFEEKGYRVEPCEDGQIAWDKLNSGQYTPDVVVTDIEMPNMDGFQLCQKIRDSASLCAVPVIALTSLAGTSDIQRGIEVGIDDYQIKMDREKLLNAIRNFADHGVDRNKNQTQLVEA from the coding sequence TTGCACATCGAACACATCCTTGCGCTGGCTCCCACAGAACCAGCGTTCCGACACTCGCTGGAGGTGATGGTGGAAGACAACGAACTGATGAACGACTTCGTCGTGGAGGCGAAGGAACACCTAGCGGATGTCGAGAACCAGTTCCTCGCTATCGAGGAACAGGGCGCGAATATCGATGTCAACCTCGTCAACGAGGTGTTCCGCGCGATCCACTCCATCAAGGGCGCCGCCGGCTTCCTGGGGCTGACCACGGTCAACGACCTGGCCCACAGCCTCGAGAACCTGCTGAACATGATGCGCAATAAGGAGCTGACGCCGACGTCGGTCACTATTGACGTCATGCTGAAGGCGGCCGACACGCTGTCTTCGATGATCGACGACGTGAACAACTCTGGGTCGTTCGACATCAGCAAGCACGTCGCGGCGCTGGACGCGATCGCCGAGGGCAACGAGCCCGCTCCGGCGGCCGCCGCAGAAGCCGCCGCGCCCGCCGCGGAAGAGCCCGCAGAAGAGCCCACCGAAGAGCCGGCTCCGGCCGCCAGCGAGATGAGCCTCGACGACCAGATCGAGGCCGCCATCGCCGCCAAGCTGGCCGAGAAGAATGCCGCCAAGGCCGCCCAAGAGGCGCCCGCCGCCCCCGCACCGGCCGCGCCGGCGCCCCCAACTCCCGAACCCCCGAAGGCTACGCCCATGGCTGAGGACTCACAAACCACCAAGCCGACCCCGACGCCCGCGGCGGACGCCAGCATCCGCGTTTCGGTCACGGTTCTGGACTGCCTGATGAACCTGGCCGGCGAGCTCGTGCTCAGCCGCAACCAGCTGATGCAGGCGGTCGCTTCGGAAGAGCAGTCCGGGCTCGAGGCGACCTCGGCGCGGATCGACCAGGTCACCAGCGAGCTGCAGGAAGCGATCATGCAGACCCGCATGCAGCAGATCGGGTCGGTGTTCAGCCGCTTCCCCCGAGTCGTCCGCGACCTGAGCGCCAAGCTCGGCAAGCAGTGCGACCTCAACATCGAGGGCAAGGAGGTCGAGGTCGACAAGACGATCGTCGAGGCGATCGGCGACCCGCTCACCCACCTGATCCGCAACTCGGTCGACCACGGCCTCGAGTCGCCTGACGTCCGCGTGCAGAAGGGCAAGCCGGCGACCGGGAAGATCGACCTGCGGGCCTTCTACCAGGCCGGCAAGGTGCGGATCGAGATCGTCGACGACGGCGGCGGCATCAACCCCGCCGTGCTGAAGGAGAAGGCGGTCTCCAAGGGCATTATCACCCAGGAGAAGGCCGACCAGATGGGCGACCGCGAGGCGGTCCGCCTGATCTTCGCCCCCGGCTTCTCGACCGCCAAGGAAGTCACCGACGTCAGCGGCCGCGGCGTGGGGATGGACGTCGTGCGGACGAACATCGCCAAGCTGGGCGGCACGGTCGACGTCGAGTCGGTCCTGGGCAAGGGCACCAGCATCATCGTCACCCTGCCGCTGACGCTGGCGATCATCCCGTCGCTGATCATTCAGGCCGGCGGCGACCGCTTCGCAATCCCGCAGGTCAACATCGCCGAGCTGGTGCGGGTCCGTGAGAACGAACGCGACACCAAGCTCGGACGCGTCAAGGACGCCGAGGTCCTCCGCCTGCGTGGCAGCCTGCTGCCGCTGGTCCGGTTGAACGAGGCCCTGGGATGCGGCACCGCCGAAGAACAGGCCCGGAGCAAGACCGGCGCCACCAACATCATCGTGGTCGACTCCGGTCAGACGCGGTTCGGGATGGTGGTGGACGCCCTGCACGACTCGGAGGAGATCGTGGTCAAGCCGCTGGGCCGGCACCACAAGAACTGCCGCACCCTGGCGGGCGCCACGATCCTGGGCGACGGCCACGTCGCGCTGATCCTGGACATCGCCGGCGTCGCGGCGGACGAGGACCTGCGGACCGACGAGGAACTGCGGGCCGCAGCCGGCAAGGACAACGAGCACGTCGATGAAGAAGTCGACATGCAGGCGGTCATGCTGTTCGAGAACGGCCCGAACGAACAGTTCGCCGCCCCGATGGACCTGATCGCCCGGATCGAGCGGATCCGCAACGACCAGATCGACACGGTTGGCGGTCAAGAGGTGCTGCAGTACAAGAACGCGACGCTGCCGCTGATCCGGCTGGAGAACTGCATCCGGGCGATGCCGCCCGAGATGATGGACCGCTCCTACGTGGTGGTGTTCGAGGTGAAGGGCCGCGAGGTTGGCCTGGTCGCCCCGGTGCTGCACGACATCACCAACGTCACGACGAACGTCGACACCTCGACCTTCGCCGAGCAGGGCGTGGTGGGCTCGCTGGTCCGCAACGACCACACAGTGCGGCTGATCGATTTCTACGAGATCGCCCAGCTCTCGCACCCCGAGTGGTTCCTCGGCGAAGAAGAAGAGGAGTTCGCCGAGAACTCGCTGCCGCCGCTGATCCTGCTGGCCGAGGACTCGACCTTCTTCCGCACGCAGGTGATGAAGATGTTCGAGGAGAAGGGCTACCGGGTCGAGCCGTGCGAGGACGGCCAGATCGCCTGGGACAAGCTCAACAGCGGTCAGTACACGCCGGACGTCGTGGTGACCGACATCGAGATGCCCAACATGGACGGATTCCAGCTCTGCCAGAAGATCCGCGACTCGGCCAGCCTGTGTGCGGTGCCGGTGATCGCCCTGACCTCGCTGGCCGGCACTTCGGACATCCAGCGCGGCATCGAGGTCGGCATCGACGACTACCAGATCAAGATGGACCGCGAGAAGCTGCTGAACGCCATCCGGAACTTCGCCGACCACGGCGTCGACCGCAACAAGAACCAAACCCAGCTAGTGGAGGCCTAA
- a CDS encoding ABC transporter permease subunit, which produces MYVRDNPVLQYELLSTLRLPRAFVLLFAYIALLGGVVLLAWPQQQKLDFAQPEEAKRLVELFFFGQFMLASLMAPSFAAGAITGEKERDSYEMLLASPIKPGAIVLGKLFASLTYLGILIFCSLPIVMLCLPLGGVGALEVFAAYIAMMSMVALFGMISLWASSYFQRTSASLVVSYLMILPLAMVGVLVWQSLEQLGGARVAFVSTVTPIACAAIGALLWADITRRLLYPADLGSGGKEVVDLETEAREAVGLYIKRDEFPDKLFAPPKRTTFIEDGANPIYDKEMRSEIFAQGTLMLRLVIQISMGLALPIMAVCLYMVMSWAPWYIAYVLLFNMLVGPVFSAGSVCNERERQTLDLLLTTLISPWQMLWGKLLSGLRVSVVLTSFLLWPVLLACMMPLDYWNNLLTMAGYFLVVALACLTTALTALFCSTIYRKTSSSLMTTYVLILTMFVAPLAARFFSETFYQGTTGARVVHAVGSVSPFAAVFALPLDIERADGRSETAKQQAIGDLPLFFGYVGWSVLYNLTLLLLIMWLFHARWRVSE; this is translated from the coding sequence ATGTACGTCCGTGATAATCCGGTCCTGCAGTACGAGCTGCTGAGCACGCTGCGGTTGCCGCGGGCGTTTGTGCTGCTGTTTGCGTACATCGCCCTGTTGGGGGGCGTGGTGCTGCTGGCCTGGCCGCAGCAGCAGAAGCTCGACTTTGCCCAGCCGGAGGAGGCCAAGCGGCTGGTCGAGCTGTTCTTCTTCGGCCAGTTTATGCTGGCGTCGCTAATGGCGCCGAGCTTCGCCGCCGGGGCGATCACCGGCGAGAAGGAACGCGACAGCTACGAGATGCTGCTCGCCAGCCCGATCAAGCCGGGCGCGATTGTGCTGGGCAAGCTGTTCGCCTCGCTGACGTACCTCGGCATCCTGATCTTCTGCTCGCTGCCGATCGTGATGCTCTGCCTGCCGCTGGGGGGCGTGGGCGCGCTGGAGGTTTTCGCGGCGTACATCGCGATGATGTCGATGGTGGCGTTGTTCGGCATGATCAGCCTGTGGGCGAGCAGCTACTTCCAGCGGACCAGCGCGTCGCTGGTGGTGTCGTATTTGATGATCCTGCCGCTGGCGATGGTTGGCGTGCTGGTGTGGCAGTCGCTCGAGCAGCTCGGCGGCGCCCGGGTGGCATTTGTGTCGACCGTGACGCCGATCGCCTGCGCGGCGATCGGGGCGCTCTTGTGGGCCGACATCACCCGGCGGCTGCTCTACCCGGCCGACCTGGGTTCGGGCGGCAAGGAAGTGGTCGACCTCGAGACCGAGGCCCGCGAGGCGGTTGGCCTGTACATCAAGCGGGACGAGTTCCCCGACAAGCTGTTTGCCCCGCCCAAGCGGACCACTTTCATCGAGGACGGCGCCAACCCGATCTACGACAAGGAGATGCGGAGCGAGATCTTCGCCCAGGGCACGCTGATGCTGCGGCTGGTGATCCAGATCTCGATGGGCCTGGCGCTGCCGATTATGGCGGTCTGCCTGTACATGGTGATGAGCTGGGCGCCGTGGTACATCGCCTACGTGCTGCTGTTCAACATGCTGGTCGGACCGGTGTTCTCCGCCGGCAGCGTCTGCAACGAGCGGGAACGTCAGACGCTCGACCTGCTGCTGACCACGCTCATCAGCCCCTGGCAGATGCTGTGGGGTAAGCTGCTGAGTGGTCTGCGGGTGTCGGTGGTGCTGACGTCGTTCCTGCTGTGGCCGGTGCTGCTGGCGTGCATGATGCCGCTGGACTACTGGAACAACCTGCTCACCATGGCGGGGTACTTCCTGGTGGTCGCGCTCGCTTGCCTGACCACCGCGCTGACGGCGCTGTTCTGCTCAACGATCTACCGCAAGACGTCCAGCAGCCTGATGACGACCTACGTGCTGATCCTGACGATGTTCGTGGCGCCGCTGGCGGCCCGGTTCTTCTCCGAGACCTTCTACCAGGGGACCACCGGGGCCCGTGTGGTGCACGCGGTCGGCAGCGTGAGCCCATTCGCGGCGGTTTTCGCGTTGCCGCTGGACATCGAACGGGCGGACGGCAGGTCCGAGACCGCCAAGCAGCAGGCGATCGGCGACCTGCCCCTGTTCTTTGGGTACGTCGGGTGGTCGGTGCTGTACAACCTGACGCTGCTGCTGCTGATTATGTGGCTGTTCCACGCCCGCTGGCGGGTGTCAGAATAG
- a CDS encoding chemotaxis protein CheW: MSTAIAEMNGARVGEQQFATFYLGDMLFGVNIRSVQEINRQVDITPVPHAPKHVRGVINLRGEVATVIDLRTVLGMPPAEDSRDARNLIVASQGEAIGLWVDRISDILTVKTDEISPSPANVDGIDGRFFQGVYTLEKDIVVLLDTEQVLADRD, encoded by the coding sequence ATGAGCACCGCAATTGCAGAGATGAACGGCGCCCGTGTAGGCGAGCAGCAGTTTGCAACCTTCTACCTGGGTGACATGCTGTTCGGCGTAAACATCCGCAGCGTTCAAGAGATCAACCGCCAAGTGGACATCACCCCGGTCCCGCACGCCCCCAAGCACGTGCGCGGCGTGATCAACCTGCGGGGCGAGGTGGCCACGGTCATCGACCTCCGCACCGTGCTGGGGATGCCCCCGGCAGAAGACTCCCGCGACGCCCGCAACCTGATTGTGGCCTCGCAGGGCGAGGCGATCGGCCTGTGGGTTGACCGGATCTCCGACATCCTGACCGTCAAGACCGACGAGATCTCGCCCTCGCCGGCCAACGTCGACGGGATCGACGGCCGCTTCTTCCAGGGCGTTTACACCCTGGAGAAGGACATTGTCGTGCTGCTGGACACCGAGCAGGTGCTGGCGGACCGCGACTGA